The Methanohalophilus portucalensis DNA window GAAGACCATGCTGATCTGTTTTTCCCTTATCAACCTGAGTCTCTCACTGGAGGCCTTTGTAACATCCTCATCGCCAATAGTTATCGATCCGGATGTGGGTTCAATGAGCCGGTTTAGGCAACGTAGAAGGGTTGACTTACCGGAGCCTGAAAGCCCCATAAGTACAAAAATTTCTCCTTCATACACATCAAAACTCACATTATACAGTCCTACGGTCTGGCCAGTCTTGTTGAAGATTTCATCTTTTGAAAGACCTTCTTCAACATAGGACAAAGCTTTCTTTGGATGCTTCCCAAAGATCTTTGTTAAGTTGCTAACTACAATTTTCTTCATTCTTTCCTCAGAAATAAAAATAACCCCTTTTTTTTTAATAGGTTATTTAGTAAAAGATTATAACAATCTTTTTTGTAAACATAATTCAATATTAAATAGGGAATAATCGTTTGGAATTCAAACTATAAATGGCTTAATTCTTTTTATACTTTATGGTGATACATTTTCGATGAAAACGTGGCGCTATCTGCTGAAAATTCCAGTCTATGTGAATAATTATATATTGTCAGGGACCTCTCTTAGCATTAAATGTCACTTGAACCGATTCACATAAAAGCCATACAAGAAATCGCATCAGGTATTGAAATGGATGTAGAGCAGGAAGATGAAGATAGCGATGCTACTGATCTTTTTGATTTTTTGAAAGAACTAAAATACGGCTCCAGAATTGTTTTGAAATCCATCGGGAGGCTATACAGGGGAAAGGTAGATATGGCCCGAATGTCACAATCAAAAGACCCTGTTGAAAGAACTCTTTCTTCTGATAGTGGAAGTACCAACACTTTTCTCTTTGACTCGGGGCTTGCACTGGATTTCTGTCATTGTGCAATGGCATCCTCGCCAAGCGACCTTGGTATCCATTCCAAAAGAACAATAGTTGCTGCTACTTATTCCTCTTCTGCAAATGTTACTATCAACACCTCGCAGGACTGGAAATTATTTGATAGGGGCAATGGCAGAAGTCGCCTGGTAAAAATTGAGGCAGGTCTGCTGGAGACAAGGGAAAAACGCCTCGTTCACAATATTGCTCTTTACCTTTCCGAGTCCGAACATATTCTCTGGATGAAAGATATTTTCACAAAAGGGGATTTTTTCATAATGGATGGTCCCATATACCCTAAACAGTTAATGTACTGGATGGTTGTCCCCTCTGAAGAAGTCAGAATAAGATATGACCCTTCAGCATTGAAAATATTGCAAAATTACATTGACATAATGGACCATGCAATGGATAATAGTCTTCCACTGGTAGGATTTGTGAAAAATCCTGAAGATATGCAGATAGTACAAACGCTTAAAAGGAAGGAAATGGAGCTGGATATACCCTGGCTGGTAGATGCCCAGTTTTTCAAAAATGTCCTCCATCCTTCTGCTGAAGACTCACGCAATTGTATTACGTATACAAACTGGTTCATGCAACCCAACCAGTTCTATGAGAATATGCTCCAGACCACAAGTCCTTTGATGGATAGTTCTCTTTCCCACAAATATGATGCAGAGGATTATGCATTGACATTTTTTGTGATCTATGTTCCTGCTATGAATGTTCTTTTTAAAGTAGAATCTCCTTATGGTCTGACAAAAGATGATGATCAGAGGCACCTGCTCACTCGCAAAGTATTATATGACATTTCAGTAGGCGGTGTCCCACCGACCCTCTCCAAGGTGGATTCTATCGCAAAGATACGCAAAAAAGAAAGGAAACAGATTCTTGGGCAATTCAGTAAACTCAGGGTCGATACGAAATACAACGATATACGCTGGAGTGATACAGATGGATAACGATGACGATATACTTGCTTATGCCACAGGTGAGAAGGGGGACAGTGTATCCTCGAAAGAACCGGTTGAAGATTTTGAGGAATATGTTCCTGATACAGTGGATAATCCGGATGAACTGTCCTTAGATGATGCGCTGGGTACAATTACAACAGGAATTGACCCGCTGGAAATAACTGAATCAGGTGCACGACTTACTGGTTACATTACTTCTTCGCACAGGCCGAATGTCAGGCTTGGTACATATGTACTGGTTCCCTACGGAGATGAAGATCTGTTTGCAAGGGTCTGGAAACTGCAGTACCTTCAGGAATTTGAAGTTGATGATGCGACAGAGTTGCATTCCCGGCGCATGTTAAAGGCCAATAATACCAATGAGATAGATTACAAATTCCTTGCATATCTTGATCCTCTATGTATCCTGTCTCCCGCAAAGGCAGGACTAATGCGTCGCATGGCCGACAGGCTTCCCCGTCCCAATACTCCGATACTACCGGTTTCTGAAAAACTCAAGATCCAGACCGGTCTCAACATTCCTACAGAAGGTATTTTCCTGGGACATTTGAGTGTGGGGGGTGAACTTGTCAGGACACATGCTTCTCCTCCAACAGTTGCCTACTACCTGCGCAATGATTATTCAATGGGGGATCCTCTCATGTTCCGTCATATGCTGGTGTGCGGAAGTACCGGGACGGGGAAAACCTTCCTTACAAAGAATATTCTGCGTCAATTCCTGTCATCGGACAACCAGTATCTTGTAAGGGGGGAGCAGGGCAGGAAGAAAAACCCATGTCTTGTGATAATGGATCCACAGGATGAATATTCCCAGCTTTTTGAGGATAATGCGGATATAGGATATGGCGATGAAGTAACTTTTGCAGAAGAGCACGTCTTGCATGGAGGCCATCAGGATACAAGGACATTCCTGGCAAGTGTGGACGGTCAGTCCTATCCGGGTAAATCCCGTGCACAACAAATGGAATTTACAATTCCTTTCGAACTTGTAAGGAATAATTCCTGGTTGATATCAGCAGCGGAATTGACAGAAAACCAGTATATAGGCCTTGAGCTGTTGATTGAGGATTATTTCAAGACTCCTGCAAACCATACTTATCAGGGATTTACAGATTTCATTGCGGATGAAGGCACACGTTCTGTATATGTGGATAGTGGGAAAATCCATGAATCCTCCTATGATGCTATTGTGCGTAAGGTCAAAAATCGCTCTTTTAGCAAGGTATTTGACCAGCCGGCAAAACCGATAACCGAAATACTTGATGAGGTTTTCAAGCCTGGCAGGGTCAGTGTTTTCCCGACTGAATATATAAATAATAGCCGTATCAGGGATCTCATTACTCTCACCTTGATGACAATTGTAGT harbors:
- a CDS encoding ATP-binding cassette domain-containing protein; the encoded protein is MKKIVVSNLTKIFGKHPKKALSYVEEGLSKDEIFNKTGQTVGLYNVSFDVYEGEIFVLMGLSGSGKSTLLRCLNRLIEPTSGSITIGDEDVTKASSERLRLIREKQISMVFQNFALLPHRTIIDNVAYGLEIQDFSKEVDMKRHQ
- a CDS encoding ATP-binding protein, which translates into the protein MDNDDDILAYATGEKGDSVSSKEPVEDFEEYVPDTVDNPDELSLDDALGTITTGIDPLEITESGARLTGYITSSHRPNVRLGTYVLVPYGDEDLFARVWKLQYLQEFEVDDATELHSRRMLKANNTNEIDYKFLAYLDPLCILSPAKAGLMRRMADRLPRPNTPILPVSEKLKIQTGLNIPTEGIFLGHLSVGGELVRTHASPPTVAYYLRNDYSMGDPLMFRHMLVCGSTGTGKTFLTKNILRQFLSSDNQYLVRGEQGRKKNPCLVIMDPQDEYSQLFEDNADIGYGDEVTFAEEHVLHGGHQDTRTFLASVDGQSYPGKSRAQQMEFTIPFELVRNNSWLISAAELTENQYIGLELLIEDYFKTPANHTYQGFTDFIADEGTRSVYVDSGKIHESSYDAIVRKVKNRSFSKVFDQPAKPITEILDEVFKPGRVSVFPTEYINNSRIRDLITLTLMTIVVDNKLSTSGNDSVKKTPVLLALDEAHRYLSGAMSAHSRRIVSRFADAARQGRKETLGLFLITQDPQDIDDTVLKQINSRIILNLSNDNAINALNVPLEFEKRIPYLRKGQMIIQSPDNSDIVEVTGLHKCVVKHA
- a CDS encoding DNA double-strand break repair nuclease NurA — translated: MSLEPIHIKAIQEIASGIEMDVEQEDEDSDATDLFDFLKELKYGSRIVLKSIGRLYRGKVDMARMSQSKDPVERTLSSDSGSTNTFLFDSGLALDFCHCAMASSPSDLGIHSKRTIVAATYSSSANVTINTSQDWKLFDRGNGRSRLVKIEAGLLETREKRLVHNIALYLSESEHILWMKDIFTKGDFFIMDGPIYPKQLMYWMVVPSEEVRIRYDPSALKILQNYIDIMDHAMDNSLPLVGFVKNPEDMQIVQTLKRKEMELDIPWLVDAQFFKNVLHPSAEDSRNCITYTNWFMQPNQFYENMLQTTSPLMDSSLSHKYDAEDYALTFFVIYVPAMNVLFKVESPYGLTKDDDQRHLLTRKVLYDISVGGVPPTLSKVDSIAKIRKKERKQILGQFSKLRVDTKYNDIRWSDTDG